One genomic segment of Bifidobacterium breve DSM 20213 = JCM 1192 includes these proteins:
- a CDS encoding DUF501 domain-containing protein → MTIDIDAKAKALVDAILAEPATDHDIDVVQRQLGRYPRGMVAVGARCVCGRPLAVITRPVLPGGIPFPTTCYLTGPEAVKAASHVEAAGIMQQYNDMLGADEELQAAYRQAHELYLAFRHELATRLDDSEEHIEGTSAGGMPVRVKCLHALLAQSLVMGPGANPIGDMVLERIKDEFDPALCRCSLED, encoded by the coding sequence ATCGATATCGACGCCAAGGCCAAGGCTCTCGTTGACGCGATTCTTGCCGAACCCGCGACCGACCATGACATCGATGTGGTGCAACGCCAGCTTGGACGTTATCCGCGCGGCATGGTTGCTGTGGGTGCCCGATGCGTATGCGGGCGTCCGCTCGCCGTCATCACCCGGCCCGTGCTGCCCGGCGGCATACCATTTCCCACCACCTGCTACCTGACGGGGCCTGAGGCGGTCAAGGCCGCCTCCCACGTGGAAGCGGCCGGCATCATGCAGCAATACAACGACATGCTGGGCGCCGACGAGGAACTGCAGGCCGCCTATAGGCAGGCACATGAACTGTATCTGGCCTTCCGCCATGAACTGGCAACCCGTTTGGACGACAGCGAGGAGCACATTGAGGGGACCTCGGCCGGCGGCATGCCTGTACGTGTCAAATGCCTGCATGCGCTACTGGCCCAATCGCTGGTCATGGGGCCGGGAGCCAATCCAATCGGAGACATGGTACTCGAACGAATCAAGGATGAGTTCGACCCCGCCCTCTGTCGCTGCTCGCTGGAGGACTGA
- a CDS encoding Ppx/GppA phosphatase family protein — protein sequence MSKESVTVAGIDCGTNSIRLKVARVDADGMHEVVPRILRVIRLGQNVDKTHRFADEALERAYEAAREFAGVLAEHPVDGLRFVATSATRDAENREEFEDGIESILGVRPEVIPGTEEADLSFLGATSVVNRDDLPAPYLVVDLGGGSTELVIGGDGVNAPTTQVQGAFSMNIGSVRMTERHLVTDPPTQAEIDEAIADIDEHIDEAFRTVDAGKARTIIGVSGTVTTMTALAMGLKEYDHTVVDGHRLSLEDAYAVDDRFLRMTRAERSAYKTIHPGRIDVVGGGAVVWSRVLAKVSEAAQADHGEAIDSFVASEHGLLDGIVLDYGCRLLAR from the coding sequence ATGAGCAAGGAATCCGTAACCGTTGCCGGTATTGATTGCGGCACGAACTCCATCCGATTGAAAGTCGCGCGCGTGGACGCCGACGGCATGCATGAAGTCGTACCCCGCATCCTGCGGGTAATCCGACTCGGTCAGAACGTGGACAAAACCCATCGTTTTGCCGACGAAGCATTGGAACGCGCGTATGAAGCCGCCCGTGAGTTCGCCGGCGTACTCGCCGAGCATCCGGTCGACGGCCTGCGATTCGTGGCCACCTCTGCCACGCGCGATGCCGAGAATCGTGAGGAATTCGAGGATGGCATCGAGAGCATCCTTGGTGTCCGTCCTGAAGTCATTCCCGGTACCGAAGAAGCCGATCTCAGCTTCTTGGGTGCCACTTCCGTAGTCAACCGAGATGATTTGCCGGCACCCTATCTGGTGGTTGATTTGGGAGGCGGCTCCACTGAACTGGTGATCGGCGGTGATGGCGTGAACGCCCCCACCACACAGGTGCAGGGTGCATTTTCCATGAATATCGGATCCGTGCGCATGACCGAACGCCATCTCGTCACCGATCCTCCCACACAAGCGGAGATTGATGAGGCGATAGCCGATATCGACGAGCATATCGATGAGGCGTTCCGTACTGTGGACGCTGGCAAGGCACGTACCATCATCGGCGTGTCCGGTACGGTGACCACCATGACCGCCCTGGCCATGGGATTGAAGGAATACGATCACACCGTGGTCGATGGCCATCGACTGAGCCTTGAAGATGCGTACGCAGTGGATGACCGATTCCTGCGCATGACCCGAGCCGAACGCAGCGCATACAAGACCATTCATCCGGGCCGTATCGATGTGGTCGGTGGTGGCGCTGTGGTCTGGAGCCGCGTGCTCGCCAAAGTGAGCGAGGCGGCCCAAGCCGATCACGGCGAGGCCATCGACTCGTTCGTCGCGAGTGAACATGGTCTGCTGGATGGCATTGTGCTCGATTATGGGTGCCGTCTTCTCGCTCGGTAG
- a CDS encoding L-serine ammonia-lyase yields the protein MFSVLDMFTIGVGPSSSHTVGPMAAAYAFSSSLQQKHVLNRVTRVKTTLYGSLALTGLGHGTDRAVMAGLEGNVPATVDTDHMLHIRETCALDNTLNLAGAKRIHFDYDHDVIFEQWKRMAAHPNGMRFQAFDDAANLVDEQVWYSIGGGFIRQGAPDDSMIGIHDRPPAGTSFADEDESAVEPVTEVPYPFHSCTELVALCRRHDMSIADIVWANETALRPEEAVKAELDGIWQVMRDCVSHGCTSKETVLPGGLDVPRRAPKMYQRLAFNSDVLRRNSRRKDAVLESSDAAWVDLFALAVSEENAGGGRIVTAPTNGAAGIIPAVLHYYWHFVDDADDQGVSTFLLTAGAIGYLFKRNASISGAEVGCQGEVGSACSMAAAGLAAVMGGTPEQVENAAEIGIEHNLGLTCDPVGGLVQIPCIERNAMAANTAINAVRMAMLGDGSHIVTLDQAIATMKQTGEDMMAKYKETSKGGLAVNVVEC from the coding sequence TTGTTCAGCGTGCTTGACATGTTCACCATCGGCGTGGGTCCCTCTTCCTCGCATACCGTGGGGCCTATGGCGGCAGCATACGCGTTCTCTTCCTCGTTGCAGCAGAAGCATGTGCTGAATCGTGTTACGCGCGTCAAAACCACGCTGTACGGTTCATTGGCCTTGACTGGGCTCGGCCACGGTACCGATCGCGCCGTTATGGCCGGACTCGAAGGCAATGTACCGGCCACAGTGGATACCGATCATATGCTGCATATTCGCGAGACTTGCGCGCTGGATAACACCTTGAATCTCGCCGGGGCCAAGCGTATTCATTTCGATTATGACCATGACGTGATTTTCGAGCAGTGGAAGCGCATGGCCGCCCATCCCAACGGCATGCGATTCCAGGCATTCGATGATGCCGCCAACTTGGTCGACGAACAAGTCTGGTATTCCATCGGCGGCGGTTTCATCCGTCAGGGTGCGCCCGATGATTCCATGATCGGCATCCATGACCGTCCTCCGGCCGGCACGTCCTTCGCCGATGAAGACGAGTCCGCTGTGGAACCCGTAACCGAGGTGCCGTATCCGTTCCATTCCTGTACGGAATTGGTGGCACTGTGCCGGCGTCACGATATGAGCATTGCCGATATCGTATGGGCCAATGAAACTGCGCTCCGCCCGGAAGAGGCTGTCAAGGCCGAGCTAGATGGCATATGGCAGGTGATGCGCGACTGCGTGAGCCACGGCTGCACATCCAAGGAGACGGTGCTGCCCGGCGGACTTGACGTACCCCGGCGCGCGCCCAAGATGTATCAGCGTCTTGCTTTCAACTCCGATGTGCTTCGCCGCAACAGCCGTCGTAAGGATGCCGTGCTGGAATCCTCGGATGCCGCATGGGTGGATCTATTTGCTCTGGCTGTTTCCGAGGAGAACGCCGGGGGAGGCCGTATCGTCACTGCGCCGACCAACGGCGCGGCAGGCATCATCCCCGCCGTGCTCCACTATTATTGGCACTTCGTGGACGATGCCGATGATCAGGGTGTGTCCACGTTCCTGCTGACCGCCGGAGCCATCGGTTACCTGTTCAAACGTAATGCCTCGATTTCCGGTGCTGAAGTCGGATGCCAGGGCGAGGTCGGCTCGGCCTGCTCGATGGCCGCTGCAGGTCTTGCCGCTGTTATGGGCGGCACACCCGAACAGGTGGAGAACGCAGCGGAGATCGGCATCGAGCATAATCTGGGGCTCACCTGCGATCCGGTGGGTGGTTTGGTGCAGATTCCCTGCATCGAACGCAATGCGATGGCCGCCAATACCGCCATCAATGCGGTACGTATGGCCATGCTCGGCGATGGCTCGCATATCGTGACCTTGGATCAGGCCATAGCCACGATGAAGCAGACCGGCGAAGACATGATGGCCAAATACAAGGAGACGTCCAAAGGCGGTCTTGCCGTCAACGTCGTTGAATGCTGA
- a CDS encoding FKBP-type peptidyl-prolyl cis-trans isomerase, whose translation MADQMPKVNAEFGTTPVIEFPAPEAPKGLKAVELAEGDGPMVRRGDTVTVNYHGVVWGKDTPFDSSFDRHQPASFGIGVGQVIKGWDQTVPGHNVGSRLVVSIPPEYGYGSRGVPQAGIGGEDTLVFVIDIISTR comes from the coding sequence ATGGCAGATCAGATGCCCAAGGTGAATGCCGAATTCGGCACCACGCCCGTTATCGAGTTTCCGGCGCCCGAGGCCCCGAAGGGTCTCAAGGCCGTTGAGTTGGCTGAGGGCGACGGCCCGATGGTTCGTCGCGGCGACACCGTGACCGTGAACTACCACGGCGTGGTGTGGGGCAAGGACACCCCGTTCGACTCCAGCTTCGACCGCCACCAGCCTGCCAGCTTCGGCATCGGCGTGGGTCAGGTCATCAAGGGTTGGGACCAGACTGTGCCGGGCCACAATGTGGGTTCCCGTCTCGTGGTGTCCATCCCACCGGAATACGGATACGGTTCCCGCGGCGTTCCGCAGGCCGGCATCGGCGGCGAGGACACGCTGGTATTCGTCATCGACATCATTTCCACCCGCTGA
- a CDS encoding GreA/GreB family elongation factor, which yields MAEDKVYLLTQEAYNKMKEELAHREGELREEIAHKIAVARAEGDLSENGGYQAAREAQSKNEGRITELTVKLRDSKIIENAPEGTVGNGSVVTIELNGNEMTYVLGSRDIVAGTDYEIMTPDSPIGRAIEGAKVGDTVSYTAPNGRELSVTVKAAKPLA from the coding sequence ATGGCTGAGGACAAGGTCTACCTGCTGACGCAGGAAGCATATAACAAGATGAAGGAAGAGCTGGCCCATCGTGAGGGCGAGCTGCGTGAGGAAATCGCTCACAAGATTGCCGTGGCTCGTGCCGAGGGGGATCTGTCCGAGAATGGCGGTTATCAGGCCGCCCGCGAGGCGCAGAGCAAGAACGAAGGCCGTATCACCGAGCTCACCGTCAAGCTGCGCGACTCCAAGATTATCGAAAACGCTCCTGAGGGTACCGTGGGCAACGGTTCCGTGGTGACCATCGAGCTCAACGGCAACGAGATGACCTACGTGCTCGGCAGCCGTGACATCGTGGCCGGCACCGACTACGAGATCATGACCCCGGATTCCCCGATCGGCAGGGCCATCGAGGGGGCCAAGGTGGGCGACACCGTCTCCTACACCGCACCGAACGGCCGTGAGCTGTCCGTGACCGTCAAGGCCGCCAAGCCGCTGGCCTAA
- the trhA gene encoding PAQR family membrane homeostasis protein TrhA encodes MATTQQTNSEAVNEPSDSYVETKRQAVIEAREQALQAKAEAVRVKAQFRAEAIRAKAEEKASRTLAKAENRALKIEGIAPAEVERKIRLDVHGRPKPAMRGWIHAVAAPLSLAAGIVLICLAHGASLKWACAVFMTSSLVLFTNSACYHLGDWSPRVTDVLRRIDHVNIFLLIAGTYTPVSFALEPFWRNIIIISMWACTVIAIIIHVIWINAPRWLYTVVYIIFGIYGLAYMVMFWNSPYAGPAVVVLLCSGGACYILGAIVYALRKPDPWPRVFGFHEIFHCGTVAGYACHMVAIYMVIVALWH; translated from the coding sequence ATGGCAACGACCCAGCAGACCAATTCCGAGGCCGTCAACGAACCGTCTGACTCGTATGTCGAGACGAAGCGTCAGGCCGTCATAGAGGCACGCGAACAGGCGCTGCAGGCCAAAGCGGAAGCAGTACGCGTCAAGGCGCAGTTCAGGGCCGAAGCCATTCGAGCCAAAGCCGAAGAGAAGGCCAGCCGCACGCTGGCCAAGGCAGAGAACCGGGCACTGAAAATCGAGGGCATCGCCCCTGCGGAAGTGGAGCGCAAGATTCGTCTCGATGTTCACGGCCGTCCGAAGCCCGCTATGCGCGGCTGGATTCATGCGGTGGCCGCTCCCCTGTCTTTGGCCGCAGGCATCGTACTGATCTGCCTGGCACACGGGGCCAGTCTGAAATGGGCATGCGCCGTATTCATGACATCATCGTTGGTGCTGTTCACCAATTCAGCCTGCTACCATCTGGGTGATTGGAGCCCCCGCGTCACCGATGTGCTGCGCCGCATCGACCATGTGAATATCTTTCTGCTCATCGCCGGCACATACACGCCGGTTTCATTCGCGCTGGAACCATTCTGGCGCAATATCATCATTATTTCGATGTGGGCATGCACGGTCATAGCCATCATCATCCACGTGATTTGGATCAATGCGCCGCGATGGCTATATACGGTGGTGTACATCATCTTCGGCATTTATGGTCTGGCCTATATGGTGATGTTCTGGAATTCGCCGTATGCGGGCCCCGCCGTGGTGGTGCTGTTGTGCTCGGGCGGTGCCTGCTATATCCTCGGCGCCATCGTCTACGCGCTGCGCAAGCCGGATCCCTGGCCGCGCGTATTCGGATTCCATGAAATCTTCCACTGCGGCACCGTAGCCGGCTATGCCTGCCACATGGTGGCGATCTATATGGTAATCGTGGCACTGTGGCATTAA
- a CDS encoding sensor histidine kinase, with protein sequence MADFSHILATRPDFDDDDREWLHHLVADWQVIADLSFADLLLLVQNGDGKYVVAEQCRPSTVMTLRGDDVVGDTMPDDMTGELDAAMQSSVVFRSTVLRTVGKATVCNVYAPVRHNGKTLGLVVRETNMATRESNGRYESESINAGKQLYEMIPRGQFPYKDSVMSQRHIARVADGFIILTVDGVVRYAAPNAISCFRRLGLLNTMPGQYLSELGTQLLKENDPVPDTLPLVLAGKAAVDSELNANRSAVSMRSLPLYDNNGRVGAIILCRDVTELRRREQELQTKNATISEIHHRVKNNLQAVSALLRLQARKTQSDEVKKELQEAQRRVQTIAMVHEGLSQTADEVVDFDKVIANLLRMAVDLATMKDQHIEINYMGKFGMMPAQDATPLSLVLTELITNSVEHGFEGRKEGHITISVGRSGPNLNVVVEDDGSGLGSEEQGGMARSSGSGLGTQIINTFVTNDFGGSVNWESRREGGTRVVLDMKLRAAQDE encoded by the coding sequence ATGGCTGATTTTTCACATATTCTCGCAACGCGCCCCGATTTCGACGACGACGACCGCGAATGGCTGCACCATCTCGTTGCCGACTGGCAGGTCATCGCCGATCTGAGCTTCGCTGATCTGCTGTTGCTCGTGCAGAACGGCGACGGCAAGTACGTGGTTGCGGAACAGTGCCGCCCCTCCACCGTGATGACCCTACGCGGTGATGATGTGGTGGGAGACACCATGCCCGATGATATGACCGGTGAGCTGGACGCCGCCATGCAATCCAGCGTGGTGTTCCGTTCCACTGTGCTGCGTACCGTAGGCAAGGCCACGGTGTGCAATGTATACGCTCCGGTGCGGCACAATGGCAAGACGCTTGGCTTGGTGGTGCGTGAGACGAACATGGCCACGCGTGAATCCAATGGTCGCTACGAATCCGAAAGCATCAATGCCGGAAAGCAACTGTATGAGATGATTCCGCGCGGTCAATTCCCTTACAAGGATTCGGTGATGAGCCAGCGTCATATCGCGCGCGTGGCGGACGGCTTCATCATCCTCACCGTGGACGGCGTGGTGCGGTATGCCGCTCCCAACGCCATCAGCTGTTTCCGCCGTCTCGGCCTGCTCAATACCATGCCCGGCCAATACCTGAGCGAGCTGGGCACCCAGCTACTCAAGGAGAACGATCCGGTGCCGGATACTTTGCCGCTGGTGCTGGCAGGCAAGGCGGCCGTTGACTCCGAGCTCAACGCCAACCGTTCCGCCGTCTCCATGAGATCGCTGCCGCTGTACGACAATAACGGCCGTGTCGGTGCGATTATCCTATGTCGTGACGTCACCGAGCTGCGCCGTCGCGAGCAGGAACTGCAGACCAAGAACGCCACGATTTCCGAGATTCACCATCGTGTCAAGAACAATCTTCAGGCGGTTTCCGCGCTACTCAGGCTGCAGGCGCGCAAAACCCAGTCCGACGAGGTCAAGAAGGAACTGCAGGAGGCCCAGCGCCGTGTGCAGACCATCGCCATGGTGCACGAGGGGCTGAGCCAGACAGCCGATGAAGTGGTGGACTTTGACAAGGTGATTGCCAACCTGCTGCGCATGGCTGTGGATCTGGCAACCATGAAGGATCAGCACATCGAAATCAATTACATGGGCAAATTCGGCATGATGCCCGCCCAAGACGCCACGCCGTTGTCTCTGGTGCTTACCGAGCTCATCACCAATTCCGTGGAGCATGGATTCGAGGGGCGCAAGGAGGGACATATCACGATCTCCGTGGGACGTTCCGGTCCGAACCTCAATGTGGTGGTCGAGGACGACGGTTCCGGCCTCGGCTCTGAAGAGCAGGGCGGCATGGCACGTTCCTCCGGTTCCGGCTTGGGTACGCAGATCATCAACACCTTCGTGACCAACGACTTCGGTGGTTCCGTGAACTGGGAGTCTCGCCGCGAAGGCGGTACCCGTGTGGTGCTGGATATGAAGCTGCGTGCCGCACAGGACGAGTAA
- a CDS encoding WhiB family transcriptional regulator, with translation MSNAFDWRAKAACRDKDPELFFPVGNTGAAYNQIEEAKAVCRTCKVIDACLKCALDTNQDYGVWGGLSEDERRALKRRAMRARRSQAMQMQI, from the coding sequence ATGAGCAACGCTTTTGATTGGCGAGCCAAGGCCGCATGTCGTGACAAGGATCCGGAACTGTTCTTCCCGGTGGGCAACACCGGTGCCGCATACAATCAGATTGAAGAGGCCAAGGCCGTATGCCGTACCTGCAAGGTGATTGATGCATGCCTCAAGTGCGCATTGGACACCAATCAGGATTATGGCGTCTGGGGCGGCCTGAGCGAAGACGAGCGCCGCGCTCTGAAGCGCCGTGCCATGCGCGCCCGCCGTTCGCAGGCTATGCAGATGCAGATCTGA
- a CDS encoding FtsK/SpoIIIE domain-containing protein, whose amino-acid sequence MVLVAAAPIVAQIMMLAMMALHGQWMFALVMVPGIVGGLASMLVTLPLPYVEPSQSPVESTETHHAPRGPSPDAADMFCASDAPSIESLLTFDRLGWRTIVRNWLEPSDYDVPLGVTASGPFMLNLHRQGPHALVAGTTGSGKSVLLQSWCLALAAMNGPDQLNFVFLDFKGGAAFRKLEQLPHTIGSVCDLDLAHAARALKALEAELTRREKLSADLHVSDIDDMRDAPPRLVVVIDEFHALKDQLPDYMPRLVRIASLGRSLGMHLIACTQNPLGQVSTDMKANMAISICLRVRDGLQSTELLGDSRAATISPALPGAAYCNDGEHVTAFRCAPADNIDVYCRQIAFAAQFVGTRSRPSLFTSPLPRSVQDHPVSGQVDRIRFGLSDNGITLTDAVVPLDCGNIAIIGPQGRGKTTLLEVIARQVSAMDGLMLHISGLYRGQRLTTTEHRPRLSAASTRIAPAPPRLIWLVDDADDLLDPLCCDTQAVRFRQALADSSIIVVFAVRSPRHIRVPDHCSTRIVFPCGDRTADLVAGIPSSLVNTMRQEDLDTPGRAVLIAGASACLVQCAS is encoded by the coding sequence ATGGTGCTCGTTGCGGCCGCCCCGATAGTGGCACAGATCATGATGCTGGCAATGATGGCGTTGCACGGGCAATGGATGTTTGCCCTAGTCATGGTTCCCGGCATCGTCGGTGGCCTTGCATCGATGCTCGTCACATTGCCGCTGCCATATGTCGAACCGTCCCAAAGCCCTGTCGAGTCCACTGAGACACACCACGCTCCCCGAGGCCCCTCCCCTGACGCTGCCGACATGTTCTGCGCTTCCGATGCGCCCTCCATCGAATCCCTGCTGACGTTCGACCGCCTTGGCTGGCGAACCATAGTCCGCAACTGGCTTGAGCCTTCCGATTACGATGTGCCGCTTGGCGTCACCGCGTCCGGCCCGTTCATGCTCAACCTGCACAGGCAGGGCCCTCATGCTCTGGTGGCCGGCACCACCGGCTCCGGCAAATCGGTACTGCTGCAAAGCTGGTGCTTAGCTTTGGCGGCCATGAATGGTCCGGATCAACTTAATTTCGTTTTTCTTGATTTCAAAGGCGGTGCCGCTTTCCGTAAACTCGAGCAACTGCCCCACACCATCGGAAGCGTCTGCGATCTCGATCTGGCCCATGCCGCACGGGCGCTCAAGGCCTTGGAAGCCGAACTGACCCGCCGTGAAAAGCTGTCTGCCGACCTGCATGTATCCGATATTGATGACATGCGCGACGCACCGCCTCGACTTGTCGTGGTCATCGACGAATTCCATGCGCTGAAAGACCAGCTGCCGGATTACATGCCGCGCTTGGTGCGTATCGCCTCGCTTGGCCGCTCCCTGGGCATGCATCTAATCGCCTGCACGCAGAATCCGCTTGGTCAGGTCAGCACCGATATGAAAGCGAATATGGCCATTAGCATCTGTCTGCGCGTGCGAGACGGATTACAATCCACCGAGCTGCTGGGCGATTCCAGAGCTGCGACCATAAGTCCCGCACTACCGGGTGCCGCCTACTGCAATGACGGCGAACACGTGACGGCATTCAGATGCGCGCCAGCCGACAATATCGATGTATATTGCCGGCAAATCGCGTTCGCTGCCCAATTCGTGGGGACACGTTCGCGACCATCACTGTTCACCTCTCCCCTGCCACGGAGTGTCCAAGACCATCCGGTATCCGGGCAGGTGGATCGTATTCGGTTTGGTCTATCGGATAACGGCATCACACTCACCGATGCGGTTGTGCCCCTTGACTGCGGCAATATCGCCATCATCGGACCTCAGGGACGGGGCAAAACCACGCTGCTCGAAGTCATTGCCCGCCAGGTAAGTGCCATGGACGGCCTGATGCTGCATATCAGCGGTCTATACAGGGGCCAACGACTCACGACGACCGAGCATCGTCCCCGGCTCAGTGCCGCATCAACGCGCATCGCACCGGCACCACCACGTTTGATATGGCTGGTTGACGACGCCGACGACCTGCTGGATCCGCTCTGCTGCGATACGCAGGCCGTACGGTTCAGGCAAGCCCTTGCCGATTCGTCCATTATCGTGGTATTCGCGGTGCGCTCACCCCGCCACATACGGGTCCCGGACCATTGCAGCACACGCATTGTGTTCCCCTGCGGAGATCGAACGGCAGATTTGGTAGCGGGCATACCATCATCGCTGGTGAACACGATGAGGCAGGAGGATTTGGACACGCCTGGCCGCGCGGTTCTGATTGCGGGTGCCTCGGCATGCCTTGTGCAGTGCGCGTCATAA
- a CDS encoding LCP family protein, with protein sequence MPPTQARRSSGSSRNASTPASSVIRSATPSRTPVVAMTSGHNSAIAIRGRGHKVRNGVIGAVILLIAALVLAVFGAWGWVDGKLNKADWLTTAADTPASTWLILGSDERDGSTNFGGVDDISGYRTDTILVLTKPKSGPSSLISIPRDSLMNVDDQYMKINAVAQLVGKKALVGEIEQLTGQKIDHVAQVKFGGLQKVVDALGGVELCYDQDVQDAYSGLNWTAGCHNADGSTALSFSRMRYADATGDFGRNARQRQVISAIVKKASSKETLTNPKTVTTMAEAGLSALTVDGKTTPLTLVNMALAFKDATGSKGISGSVYWSNPDYYVDGVGSSVLLDDAKNTELFSQLAAGTHAAGTVGTLAES encoded by the coding sequence ATTCCACCGACGCAGGCACGCCGCTCGTCCGGCTCATCTCGCAATGCCAGCACGCCGGCATCATCCGTCATTCGCTCCGCCACCCCCTCCAGAACGCCCGTGGTAGCTATGACGTCCGGGCACAACAGCGCCATAGCGATACGCGGCCGTGGTCATAAAGTCCGCAATGGCGTCATCGGCGCAGTCATATTGCTTATCGCAGCACTGGTGCTCGCCGTGTTCGGCGCCTGGGGCTGGGTGGACGGCAAGCTCAACAAAGCGGATTGGCTGACCACCGCAGCCGACACGCCGGCTTCCACCTGGCTTATTCTCGGTTCCGATGAGCGTGACGGTTCCACTAACTTTGGTGGCGTAGACGATATCAGCGGATACCGAACCGACACGATTCTGGTGCTGACCAAGCCTAAATCCGGCCCCAGTTCACTGATTTCCATTCCGCGCGACTCCTTGATGAACGTGGACGACCAATACATGAAGATCAATGCCGTGGCTCAGCTGGTCGGCAAAAAGGCCTTGGTCGGCGAGATAGAGCAGTTGACCGGACAGAAAATCGATCATGTGGCACAGGTCAAGTTCGGAGGCTTGCAGAAGGTCGTAGACGCTTTGGGCGGCGTGGAATTGTGTTACGACCAGGACGTACAGGATGCTTATTCCGGCCTGAACTGGACAGCTGGATGCCATAACGCGGACGGTTCGACTGCATTGTCGTTCTCTCGTATGCGTTATGCCGATGCCACCGGCGATTTTGGCCGCAATGCCCGCCAGCGTCAGGTCATTTCCGCCATTGTCAAGAAGGCCTCCAGCAAGGAGACGTTGACCAATCCCAAGACGGTGACGACCATGGCTGAAGCCGGCTTGAGTGCGCTTACCGTCGATGGGAAAACCACGCCGCTAACCTTGGTGAATATGGCGTTGGCGTTCAAAGACGCCACAGGAAGCAAGGGCATATCCGGCAGCGTGTACTGGTCCAATCCCGATTATTACGTGGATGGCGTCGGCTCCTCCGTGCTGCTTGACGATGCCAAGAACACCGAACTGTTCAGCCAGCTGGCTGCGGGCACCCACGCCGCAGGAACCGTAGGTACACTCGCCGAAAGCTGA
- a CDS encoding WhiB family transcriptional regulator: MWGAIDDSAEEPLNELWGLFKPDGDVSWQHKALCAQTDPEAFFPEKGGSTRDAKRVCAKCEVREQCLKWAIDHDERFGIWGGMSERERRRYKKDHREQA; encoded by the coding sequence ATGTGGGGTGCGATTGACGATTCTGCCGAAGAGCCTTTGAATGAGTTGTGGGGACTGTTCAAGCCCGATGGTGATGTGTCTTGGCAGCACAAAGCATTGTGCGCACAGACCGATCCTGAAGCGTTCTTTCCGGAAAAAGGTGGTTCGACACGCGACGCCAAGCGCGTATGCGCCAAATGCGAAGTCCGCGAGCAATGCCTGAAATGGGCTATTGACCATGACGAGCGTTTTGGTATCTGGGGCGGTATGAGCGAGCGTGAACGCCGCCGGTATAAGAAGGACCACAGGGAACAGGCATAG